In a genomic window of Streptomyces noursei ATCC 11455:
- a CDS encoding diacylglycerol/lipid kinase family protein, with protein sequence MRALLVVNPAATTTSARTREVLTHALASDLKLEVAETRYRGHARDLAREAAEGGETDLVVALGGDGTVNEVVNGLLTTGPDPDSHPRLAVVPGGSTNVFARALGLPNDVVEATGALLDALRDRSERTVGLGLAAGTPGSPDEGVPARWFTFCAGFGFDAGVVGRVEQQRERGKRSTHALYVRQVVRQFMGEANRRRGTITLERPGGKPGTTEVIENLTMSIICNTAPWSYLGNRPIYPSPEASFDTALDLFALDKFSVPAVTRYASQLLASTPDRGPRGKHVLSLHDLTDFTLHSQVPLPFQMDGDHLGLRTSVTFTGVRRALRVIV encoded by the coding sequence ATGCGCGCACTTCTCGTGGTCAATCCCGCAGCAACCACCACCAGTGCCCGCACCCGTGAGGTTCTCACCCACGCACTGGCCAGCGACCTCAAGCTGGAGGTCGCCGAGACGCGGTACCGCGGGCACGCCCGCGACCTGGCCCGGGAGGCCGCCGAGGGTGGGGAGACCGACCTGGTGGTGGCGCTCGGCGGCGACGGCACGGTCAACGAGGTCGTCAACGGCCTGCTGACGACGGGTCCCGACCCGGACTCGCACCCCCGGCTCGCCGTGGTCCCCGGCGGCTCCACCAACGTCTTCGCCCGCGCCCTGGGGTTGCCCAACGACGTCGTGGAGGCCACCGGCGCCCTGCTGGACGCGCTGCGCGACCGCAGCGAGCGCACGGTGGGCCTGGGCCTGGCCGCGGGCACACCGGGCAGCCCGGACGAGGGGGTGCCGGCCCGCTGGTTCACGTTCTGCGCCGGCTTCGGCTTCGACGCGGGCGTGGTCGGCCGGGTCGAACAGCAGCGCGAGCGCGGCAAGCGGTCAACCCACGCGCTGTACGTGCGCCAGGTCGTCCGGCAGTTCATGGGCGAGGCCAATCGCCGGCGCGGCACCATCACGCTGGAGCGACCGGGCGGGAAGCCGGGCACCACTGAGGTCATCGAGAACCTCACGATGTCCATAATCTGCAACACCGCGCCCTGGTCCTACCTGGGCAATCGCCCGATCTACCCCTCCCCCGAGGCGTCCTTCGACACCGCCCTGGACCTCTTCGCACTGGACAAGTTCTCGGTGCCCGCGGTGACCCGTTATGCGTCCCAACTCCTCGCCTCCACACCGGATCGCGGCCCACGGGGCAAGCACGTTCTCTCGCTCCACGACCTCACCGACTTCACCTTGCATTCGCAGGTTCCCCTGCCGTTTCAGATGGACGGTGACCACTTGGGACTGCGGACGAGTGTGACGTTCACAGGCGTTCGCCGTGCACTGCGTGTGATTGTGTGA
- a CDS encoding WhiB family transcriptional regulator has product MDWRHRAVCREEDPELFFPIGNTGPALLQIEEAKAVCRRCPVMEQCLQWALESGQDSGVWGGLSEDERRAMKRRAARNRARNASA; this is encoded by the coding sequence ATGGACTGGCGTCACCGCGCCGTTTGCCGCGAAGAAGACCCCGAGCTCTTCTTCCCCATCGGCAACACCGGTCCCGCGCTGCTGCAGATCGAGGAAGCCAAGGCCGTCTGCCGCCGCTGCCCCGTCATGGAGCAGTGCCTGCAGTGGGCGCTTGAGTCCGGCCAGGACTCCGGCGTCTGGGGTGGTCTGAGCGAGGACGAGCGCCGCGCGATGAAGCGCCGTGCAGCTCGCAACCGGGCGCGCAACGCCAGCGCCTGA